One region of Elusimicrobiota bacterium genomic DNA includes:
- the eriC gene encoding Chloride/fluoride channel protein, translated as MEMPDILHEQRRLIMTIARWTGLSLLVGVLSGGASGLFLFLLDQVTQIRQIYPWIMAGLPLAGFGVGWIYHRLGQDVEPGNNLLLDEIHDPKKVVPLRMAPMILVGTLICHLFGASVGREGTAVQMGGSLADQLTHYFRLTSTDRRILLMAGISAGFSSVFGTPLAGAVFGLEVLAVGRMSYDAIFPCFFSALVANRIALLFPIRHMPITISFVPPIGWASLASAAATGIVCGLIGRMFAQASHNVADFFKKRISYAPARPFWGGLIIVVAMFVFGTRYAGLGIEIIEDAFSSQIRPWDFLGKFIFTVVALGSGLKGGEVTPLFFIGATLGHSLSAVLPLSASVLAGLGFVGIFSGAANVPLTSLLIAIELFGTEMGVLASVTCVLSYLFSGQTGIYRSQRSGEKHHSATSRI; from the coding sequence ATGGAGATGCCCGACATTTTACATGAACAAAGACGATTGATAATGACTATTGCCAGATGGACAGGCCTCAGCCTCCTTGTGGGGGTGTTGTCTGGCGGAGCCTCCGGCCTCTTTTTATTTTTGTTGGACCAGGTCACCCAGATCCGTCAAATATATCCATGGATCATGGCGGGACTTCCGTTGGCGGGTTTTGGAGTGGGCTGGATTTACCATCGATTGGGTCAAGATGTCGAACCTGGCAACAACCTGCTCCTTGATGAAATTCATGATCCGAAAAAAGTGGTTCCCTTGCGCATGGCGCCCATGATCCTTGTTGGAACCTTGATCTGCCATCTCTTTGGCGCGTCAGTGGGACGAGAGGGAACAGCGGTTCAAATGGGAGGTTCGCTGGCCGACCAACTGACCCATTATTTTCGATTGACTTCCACCGATCGACGCATTTTGCTCATGGCCGGCATCAGCGCCGGATTTTCTTCGGTTTTCGGAACCCCCTTGGCCGGAGCGGTTTTCGGTCTCGAGGTTCTCGCGGTGGGCCGAATGAGTTATGACGCTATTTTCCCTTGTTTTTTCTCTGCCTTGGTGGCAAACAGGATCGCTCTTCTCTTTCCCATTCGTCATATGCCTATCACGATTTCATTTGTGCCTCCGATTGGTTGGGCGAGCTTGGCCAGCGCCGCGGCCACAGGAATTGTTTGTGGCCTGATTGGCCGGATGTTTGCTCAGGCTTCTCATAATGTGGCCGATTTTTTTAAAAAAAGAATTTCTTACGCTCCGGCCCGTCCATTTTGGGGAGGATTGATTATTGTGGTGGCGATGTTTGTATTTGGAACCCGGTATGCGGGGTTGGGCATCGAAATTATTGAAGATGCTTTCTCTTCTCAAATTCGTCCTTGGGATTTTTTAGGAAAATTTATTTTTACCGTCGTCGCTTTGGGTTCGGGTTTGAAGGGGGGAGAGGTGACTCCGCTGTTTTTTATCGGAGCCACGTTGGGTCATTCGTTAAGCGCCGTCTTGCCTCTTTCGGCATCGGTGCTGGCGGGGTTGGGCTTTGTGGGCATTTTTTCCGGGGCGGCCAATGTTCCCTTGACCTCGCTGTTGATCGCCATCGAACTTTTTGGAACAGAAATGGGCGTGTTGGCCTCCGTCACCTGTGTTCTCAGTTATCTTTTTTCAGGACAGACTGGAATTTACCGATCTCAGCGTTCAGGTGAAAAACACCACAGCGCAACTTCTCGTATATGA
- the pbpG gene encoding Penicillin-binding protein 2D, with translation MALLLFVVGWAVLSLAFLHKSIKDLPSVEALGDYVPPLVTQIVDTYGQPVGEFFTERRTTVPLTQIPVDLRTAVMAIEDTQFYQHWGINLRAILRASAANLLAGKVVQGGSTLTQQLAKTIFLTRQKTLGRKFKEMLLTLQIEHRYSKDEILQLYLNQIYFGGGAYGVEAAARLYFDKHTPELNLAECALLAGLIRSPNRYSPANNIQIAQDRRATVLRRMRELQFISESEEKQANATPIIETMASSRMREAPYLLEEVRKTLEPVYGTETLEQGGLTIQTTLDVKLQKIAETVLEKHCSTYDAKYATATLVEYVRDLKKGSTEQITISTTPPHIQAALVAIDVHTGAIRALIGGRNFQQSQFNRAMQAKRQPGSSFKPFVYAAALEGNYTAASVVDDYPMVFVDVESDPTLLVEATTYAQTQIAVLDNLQMTQEELDALDKEERETLLKRYWRPQNFDGKYLGPLTLRKALQKSRNLVSIRLVDSVGPRLVVRLARAAGINSYLAPVLSLGLGTSVVNLLELTSAYGSFATGGLHAEPYFVEKVSDRRGRVLQEAAPKITSRLNPQTVFLTVNIMKGVVERGTGWYAKRLGRPLAGKTGTTQDQRDLLFVGFSPDLVCGVWIGYDDFRPLKKGLSASNIAVPLWTDFMREALKSMPVRDFPIPPKIEFCKIDSETGYLALPSCPKVILEAFKEGTIPAEFCPYDHTKDQGSEVEEVLE, from the coding sequence ATGGCCCTCCTTCTCTTTGTGGTGGGCTGGGCGGTTTTAAGCCTGGCGTTTCTCCACAAATCCATCAAAGACCTTCCTTCCGTGGAAGCCTTGGGGGATTATGTCCCGCCACTGGTGACGCAAATTGTCGACACCTATGGCCAACCAGTGGGAGAATTCTTTACCGAAAGGCGCACCACGGTCCCTTTAACTCAGATTCCAGTGGACCTCCGAACCGCTGTTATGGCGATCGAAGACACCCAGTTTTATCAACACTGGGGCATCAATCTTCGGGCCATCCTGCGCGCCTCCGCCGCCAATCTTTTGGCGGGCAAAGTGGTCCAAGGGGGTTCCACCCTCACCCAACAATTGGCCAAAACCATTTTTCTCACGCGACAAAAAACCCTGGGCCGGAAATTCAAAGAAATGTTGTTGACGCTCCAAATCGAACACCGTTATTCAAAAGATGAAATTTTGCAGCTTTATCTCAATCAAATATATTTTGGCGGAGGCGCCTACGGCGTCGAAGCGGCCGCGCGGCTCTACTTCGACAAACACACGCCTGAATTAAACCTGGCTGAGTGCGCGCTCTTGGCGGGGCTCATCCGGTCCCCAAACCGTTATTCGCCAGCCAACAACATCCAAATCGCCCAAGACCGGCGCGCCACGGTTCTAAGACGCATGCGGGAATTACAATTTATTTCTGAATCCGAAGAAAAGCAGGCGAATGCCACCCCCATTATTGAGACGATGGCTTCGTCGCGAATGAGGGAGGCCCCTTATTTATTGGAAGAAGTTCGCAAAACATTGGAGCCCGTTTATGGAACCGAAACATTGGAGCAAGGAGGGCTGACCATCCAAACCACGTTGGATGTGAAATTGCAGAAAATCGCTGAAACGGTACTCGAAAAACATTGCTCCACCTACGACGCAAAATACGCCACCGCCACCTTGGTGGAATATGTTCGCGACCTGAAAAAAGGATCAACTGAGCAAATCACCATTTCCACCACGCCTCCTCACATTCAAGCGGCGCTTGTGGCCATTGACGTCCACACGGGGGCCATCCGAGCCCTCATTGGCGGCCGAAATTTTCAACAGTCTCAATTCAATCGGGCCATGCAGGCCAAACGCCAACCGGGTTCTTCCTTCAAACCATTCGTGTACGCCGCGGCATTGGAAGGAAATTATACGGCTGCCAGCGTGGTGGACGATTACCCAATGGTGTTTGTGGACGTGGAGTCTGACCCCACGCTGCTCGTTGAAGCGACCACCTACGCTCAAACACAAATCGCGGTTTTGGACAATTTACAAATGACCCAGGAAGAGCTCGACGCGCTGGATAAAGAAGAACGGGAAACATTGCTCAAACGTTATTGGCGACCGCAAAATTTTGATGGGAAATATCTGGGCCCTTTAACCTTGCGAAAAGCGCTTCAGAAATCCCGGAACTTGGTTTCCATTCGGTTGGTTGATAGCGTCGGCCCGCGCTTGGTGGTCCGCCTGGCCAGAGCGGCGGGCATCAACAGTTATCTCGCTCCGGTTTTGTCATTGGGTCTTGGAACATCTGTTGTGAATTTACTGGAGCTCACGAGCGCCTATGGAAGTTTCGCCACGGGCGGACTGCATGCCGAACCCTATTTTGTCGAAAAGGTGTCTGATCGGCGGGGCCGGGTGCTCCAAGAAGCGGCGCCCAAAATAACGTCCCGCCTCAATCCTCAAACCGTGTTTTTAACGGTCAACATTATGAAAGGAGTGGTGGAAAGAGGAACCGGCTGGTACGCGAAAAGGTTGGGGCGTCCTTTGGCGGGAAAAACCGGAACCACGCAAGATCAACGTGACCTGTTATTCGTCGGTTTCTCGCCCGATCTCGTCTGTGGAGTTTGGATCGGTTATGATGATTTCCGTCCCTTGAAAAAAGGCCTCAGCGCCTCGAACATCGCCGTCCCATTGTGGACCGATTTTATGCGCGAGGCTCTCAAGTCCATGCCGGTGCGAGATTTCCCCATCCCCCCCAAAATTGAGTTTTGCAAAATTGATTCTGAGACCGGCTACCTGGCCTTGCCCTCTTGCCCCAAAGTCATTCTCGAAGCATTCAAAGAAGGCACCATCCCCGCGGAGTTTTGCCCCTATGACCACACCAAAGACCAGGGGAGCGAAGTTGAGGAAGTATTGGAATAG